The following DNA comes from Strix uralensis isolate ZFMK-TIS-50842 chromosome 28, bStrUra1, whole genome shotgun sequence.
TGTATAAAAACACACAATCATGCATAGTAAAAAAACAATACTATTTTTATATTAGCTTTTAAGTTAATATATGTACAAttactaaataaatacataaatacaaactGCTTGCATTTTCtagacagggtttttttcaggtgttGGTGATgaggggggagcaggggtggcagcagggcGCCTTGCAGCACGGGGAGGGGCTGGCGCTGCCCCTCGCCCTCCGCGCTGGGGAAGGTCACAGCGTGGTTTGGGggtggaagggaccctaaagatcatcgAGCCTGGCGGGTCCTGGTGGGCTGGGCTGCACGAGGAATGCAGTAGTTTTGCCAGCCAAGCCGTCCCTGAGCTATGTGCGAGAGGCAGGGCAAGGGGCAGAGCGTTGGAGGAGCCGTCCCGCCGCAGGATGGAGGGCGGGTGCCCACAGACACGCTCCGACCTCGGTGCGTTCACGTCTCCACGCTGGCTGGAGGCAGCAAAACCACCCCCCGGCCAAGGGAACGGGAACCAACCGACTCGGAAGGAGGTTTCTGGCCCAGCAGCAGTTTGCTGCCCACATTCCCCATCCTGCTGCGAGGAGGAGCTTGCCCGCTCCCCGCACTGACCCTTTCCCCAGCGATCGCAGAGCAGGTAAACCATTCCCACCCTCCCCTCAAAGTCCAGTTCCGAACCGATTCCTAACAGCAAGCAGAACCACTATCAGCTAAAACCCAATTCAGTCAAGAGCTTGGAGAAAGCAACCCAAGAACCCAGTTAATGCTTGCCCACCAAGCGTACAGTATTAAGCTTGCTTGGCCAGCTTAGAGATGTTCTACAAGCAGAAGCCATTGCATGATGTCAggaaccaccccccccccctccaaaaaaaaggATGATCCAGTTAAAAACCCCAGGGATGCCTGTAACCTGCCAAGGCCCTTCCCTGCGCTGCTCCGTGTAGTACCAGCGTTTCCAAGCGAGACAGTCCCGGAGGCAGCTTGCAACAGTTTGAGGCTCTTTGCATTGACCCAGTGAAATCAAGGCAGCAGCTGGGATTTCGTAAGGAAGCACCAACATTGAGCCCGTTGCTTCGGCAGAGAGGAGCACGAGGTTTGTGCTTCATGAGAGGATCAACTCCTCCAGGCTCAGCTGAACTGTACAAtggcttcagaaagaaaagcgCCACAGGAgagctataaaaagaaaaaactcaagTGTTCTTGGAGGTATTCATGTCTGCAGCTTGAAGTAAGTTGATTCAGGGCCTGCCCTGCTCCTCAGCTCACTTCATATTGGAAATATCCCTGCTGGACCAGCTTGGAGGAGATGTCCTCTGCAATCCCACCAAGATTGATCTGGTGCAGGGTCTCCAGCAGTGTGTTGACGGAGGCATCCATCCCTTGTCTGTTCTGCCACGTGTTGAGCATCTGGAAGAAAGGCTCCAGCGAGTACTTGTCGTTCATCTCCGCGAGGACAATGTCGTTCTCCAGCAGATCAAGGGCTCGGCCAAATCTCTTCCAGTCCTTGTAGGGGACGTCTTGGGCAAAGATGTCAAAAGAGCGTCGCAAAACtagagagggggaagggaaaagcTCAGAGAACAGGGTAGAGCACGGACAGCTGGGTCAGAAAGGATTTTGCCCCAAAAGCTCATCCCACAGGCTCATGCCAGCGTGTCCCTTGGGCCCCAACACTTACGGGTAACGGGGTCTTTTTCTGGCACCGGAACCAGATTCCTCCTGGGTTTCACACTGGGATCTGAGGACCTTGGCACCGTCACCTGGAAAGACAACGTCCTAGAGCACCCACCAAGCACCTGCACAAATGCTGTCCCCAGGGCCCATTAACAGGAGGGTTGGAgaccctctccctctctctgggGGCTGTTGGGGCAGGAGATCCCCACAACCCCTCCCCGGGACACCCGTTGTTTCCTCGCTTTGGGATGACAGCAGGCCACGAGCAGGGGAGAGCTGCCTCATGGGTCCTGGCCAGGGAGAGAAGAACTGTCTGTTTGCTCAGCATCAGCATTAAATTTGCAGAGGACTCTGGCAGCTGACTGCAACAAGCAGACTTTGCAGTCCTGAGCCCAAAACAAGGACAAGAAGACCCCTCCGTGTCTCTGTGCAGAAATCGTGCTCCAGCCCTGGAAGCCCCCCCAAGCTGATCAGCTTGGTGAAGGCAGAGGAGAGCATCAGACCTCGGCCGAGCACGACGGAGCGGAGGGACACGACCACGTACCTCCAGTCCCGGCGCGCTGGGAGTCACCAAACCCGACGCCGTGGGGAGCAGCTGATCCCGGGAGAACTGCTCGTTGCGGATGTTGTCCTGTGTCCCCAGGCCCCCCCGCTGGTACCTCAGCTTCCGCAACAAGTAGTCCTGCCACAGGAGAGAAGCACCAACCAACTGAGTTGGGGGGTCCCGGGAGGGTAGGGCTCACCCAGGACGTCACCTACGGTGGAGGCACCCACCCTGCTGCCGTGTCAAGGCCACGGCTCGCTTGCTCATCTTGAACTTGAAGGGGTCCCAGTACAGCCCAGACCCCCCTTTAACCCGGGGTCCCCACCAGGGACCCTGGATGTGCCAACACCTCTGCCAGGGAAGGGTTAATGGCACTGGAGGGGGGCTGCAAGCCCCCCACATATGGCGGGGCACTACCAGAGACCTTCTGCTTGGCCCAGCTCTACCCCATCCCCAGGGTCctcccaggagctgcaggcaaaGTGGGGGAACCTCAGCCCAGCCCCTCAAATGGAGCTgccacccccccagcatccccctcaACTCACCAACACGCTGCAGGACTTCCCGCTCAGGTCTCTCCCGTCCCCTGGAAGATGAAAATGGTGCTGTGATCCCTCAGGCAGGTCCCTCTTCTCCCAGCCAGCCCACACCCACGcagagcccccccctccccaggccaggATGAGCGCGTCGGGGGTCCCCTGCACCCGGAGCTCACCTGGGGAACGGTGGCAGCAGTACTTCCAGAGGACGGAGATCAAAGCCAGCAGCATGACTAAGCCCAGCAGTGTGACGATCACGATCCAGTTGTCTAAAGCAGATAAAACAGGGCATGTGGGGAGGTGCTCCTGGTTTTTCTCAGCTCACACCTCCATCCCTTGGCCCGTCTCCCCTCCTCCACCAGCCCCCCACTTACTAGAGGAGCCGGAGAAGGTGTTGGTGGGGGGTCCACACTGGCGGTCGCTGTGCGGCGTGCAGGGAGCCTGCTCCACTTCATCCTTGGGACACCTGGGAAAGGGGGGAGATGGGCAAGCTCAGTGGATGGGGCTACC
Coding sequences within:
- the LOC141935836 gene encoding tumor necrosis factor receptor superfamily member 10B-like, producing MRSALRCAPRRRCLLLLLLVVTEAAFRSDAAALDKRDSNSGGEEFYQGQDSNRYFRKCPAGTYVAEQNGSSKCLPCKEDEYTEYPNDFSKCLGCRTCREDQVQLSPCQAVRDTQCACRNGTFCSPDHPCEMCQKCRPRCPKDEVEQAPCTPHSDRQCGPPTNTFSGSSNNWIVIVTLLGLVMLLALISVLWKYCCHRSPGDGRDLSGKSCSVLDYLLRKLRYQRGGLGTQDNIRNEQFSRDQLLPTASGLVTPSAPGLEVTVPRSSDPSVKPRRNLVPVPEKDPVTLLRRSFDIFAQDVPYKDWKRFGRALDLLENDIVLAEMNDKYSLEPFFQMLNTWQNRQGMDASVNTLLETLHQINLGGIAEDISSKLVQQGYFQYEVS